One genomic window of Phycisphaerae bacterium includes the following:
- a CDS encoding CPBP family intramembrane metalloprotease, translating to MNEEAPTQFNEASQDSKETVGTARPVALVVETAPAVEPARRPRVWTVFAAYVSTIVLGTIVTMVHLVITLFGVAPGDWIDELAKRPLSFLWVMSYMLFAALLVAFCAAFLSPVRWVCRLRLTAPSLSCMQVATAAVGAVAIGLTFSMAYALDFLPRSSTLEPLSAVIAGLLGLNLILGIVVIGILPAISEELLFRGYLQTRLTQRWGARISILLTALMFAAYHMDVSQGILALGVGIYLGFVVERGNSIVPAIIGHAVNNTVALLLSVFLPDTLSRASLWVILLAAAVVLGLCLWHLRSAVPPDRTCMAGA from the coding sequence ATGAATGAAGAAGCGCCTACGCAGTTCAACGAGGCATCCCAGGACTCAAAAGAAACGGTGGGTACAGCACGACCGGTTGCGCTCGTGGTCGAGACGGCTCCGGCGGTCGAACCCGCGCGCCGACCGCGCGTGTGGACCGTTTTTGCGGCATACGTTTCGACGATCGTGCTCGGCACAATCGTTACGATGGTTCATCTCGTGATCACGCTGTTCGGCGTCGCGCCTGGGGACTGGATCGATGAACTCGCAAAAAGGCCCTTGTCCTTTCTGTGGGTCATGTCCTACATGTTGTTCGCCGCTCTTCTCGTCGCTTTCTGCGCCGCGTTCCTGTCCCCGGTGCGGTGGGTCTGCAGACTGAGGCTCACCGCTCCTTCCCTCTCCTGCATGCAGGTGGCAACGGCTGCAGTCGGCGCCGTTGCCATTGGCTTGACCTTCTCGATGGCGTATGCTCTGGACTTCCTTCCTCGCTCATCCACGCTTGAGCCACTATCAGCGGTCATCGCCGGCCTCTTGGGGCTGAATCTGATCCTGGGCATCGTGGTCATAGGCATCCTGCCGGCTATCTCGGAAGAGCTTCTGTTTCGCGGCTATCTTCAGACGCGATTAACCCAGCGGTGGGGCGCCAGAATCTCCATCCTTCTCACCGCTCTGATGTTTGCCGCTTATCACATGGATGTTTCACAGGGCATCCTCGCCCTGGGCGTGGGCATCTACCTCGGCTTCGTAGTCGAACGGGGGAACAGCATCGTTCCTGCAATCATCGGCCACGCGGTCAACAACACTGTCGCTCTCCTCCTCAGCGTCTTCTTGCCGGACACCCTGAGTCGGGCGTCTCTGTGGGTGATCCTGCTGGCCGCCGCCGTTGTACTCGGCCTCTGCCTGTGGCATCTGCGATCGGCGGTGCCACCTGACAGAACTTGCATGGCTGGTGCCTGA